The following coding sequences lie in one Crassostrea angulata isolate pt1a10 chromosome 10, ASM2561291v2, whole genome shotgun sequence genomic window:
- the LOC128165375 gene encoding histone H1.2-like, with amino-acid sequence MADTAPAAAPKSPKKKAAAKPKKPAEHPKYIDMVLDAIKNLKERKGSSRQAILKYVMSKFKVGNDATKVNSRIKVALKNGVKSKALKQSKGVGAQGRFSVGEKKAAVKKPKAVKPKAAAKKPKAKKPKAAKKPAGEKAKKVKKSPAKAKSPKKAAKPKAAKKSPKKPKAAKPKKAKSPKKAAKPKKAKTPKKGASKK; translated from the coding sequence ATGGCAGATACCGCACCAGCCGCCGCTCCCAAGAGCCCCAAGAAGAAGGCAGCAGCGAAGCCCAAGAAGCCAGCAGAGCATCCTAAATACATCGACATGGTTCTGGACGCCATCAAGAACCTGAAAGAGAGGAAAGGTTCCTCCCGCCAGGCCATCTTGAAGTACGTCATGAGCAAGTTCAAGGTCGGAAACGACGCCACTAAAGTCAACTCCAGGATCAAGGTGGCACTGAAAAATGGCGTCAAGAGCAAAGCATTGAAGCAGAGCAAAGGTGTCGGCGCTCAGGGAAGATTCAGCGTTGGAGAGAAGAAAGCCGCTGTGAAGAAACCCAAGGCTGTCAAACCAAAGGCAGCAGCAAAGAAACCCAAGGCGAAAAAACCCAAGGCAGCCAAAAAGCCAGCAGGCGAGAAGGCTAAGAAGGTGAAGAAATCTCCAGCAAAGGCCAAGTCACCAAAGAAGGCCGCCAAACCCAAAGCTGCAAAGAAATCTCCCAAGAAACCTAAGGCAGCCAAGCCCAAGAAGGCAAAGTCACCTAAGAAGGCAGCCAAGCCCAAGAAGGCCAAGACCCCCAAGAAGGGAGCATCAAAGAAGTAA